A window of Apodemus sylvaticus chromosome 9, mApoSyl1.1, whole genome shotgun sequence contains these coding sequences:
- the LOC127693050 gene encoding 10 kDa heat shock protein, mitochondrial isoform X3, protein MAGQAFRKFLPLLDRVLVERSAAETVTKGGIMLPEKSQGKVLHGTVVAVGSGGKGKSGEIQPVSVKVGDKVLLPEYGGTKVVLDDKDYFLFRDSDILGKYVD, encoded by the exons ATG GCTGGACAAGCTTTTAGGAAGTTTCTTCCGCTCCTTGACAGAGTGTTGGTGGAAAGGAGTGCTGCCGAAACAGTAACCAAAGGCGGCATTATGCTTCCAGAAAAGTCTCAAGGAAAAGTACTGCATGGAACGGTCGTGGCTGTGGGGTCAGGCGGGAAAGGAAAG AGTGGAGAGATTCAGCCTGTCAGTGTGAAAGTTGGAGATAAGGTTCTTCTCCCAGAATATGGAGGCACCAAAGTAGTTCTAGATGACAAG GATTATTTCTTATTTAGAGATAGTGACATTCTTGGAAAGTATGTCGACTGA
- the Hspd1 gene encoding 60 kDa heat shock protein, mitochondrial codes for MLRLPTVLRQMRPVSRALAPHLTRAYAKDVKFGADARALMLQGVDLLADAVAVTMGPKGRTVIIEQSWGSPKVTKDGVTVAKSIDLKDKYKNIGAKLVQDVANNTNEEAGDGTTTATVLARSIAKEGFEKISKGANPVEIRRGVMLAVDAVIAELKKQSKPVTTPEEIAQVATISANGDKEIGNIISDAMKKVGRKGVITVKDGKTLNDELEIIEGMKFDRGYISPYFINTSKGQKCEFQDAYVLLSEKKISSVQSIVPALEIANAHRKPLVIIAEDVDGEALSTLVLNRLKVGLQVVAVKAPGFGDNRKNQLKDMAIATGGAVFGEEGLNLNLEDVQAHDLGKVGEVIVTKDDAMLLKGKGDKAHIEKRIQEITEQLDITTSEYEKEKLNERLAKLSDGVAVLKVGGTSDVEVNEKKDRVTDALNATRAAVEEGIVLGGGCALLRCIPALDSLKPANEDQKIGIEIIKRALKIPAMTIAKNAGVEGSLIVEKILQSSSEVGYDAMLGDFVNMVEKGIIDPTKVVRTALLDAAGVASLLTTAEAVVTEIPKEEKDPAMGAMGGMGGGMGGGMF; via the exons ATGCTTCGACTACCCACAGTCCTTCGCCAGATGAGACCAGTGTCCCGGGCATTGGCTCCTCATCTCACTCGGGCCTATGCCAAAGATGTAAAGTTTGGTGCGGATGCTCGAGCCTTAATGCTTCAAGGTGTAGACCTTTTAGCCGATGCTGTAGCTGTTACAATGGGTCCAAAG GGAAGAACAGTGATTATTGAACAGAGTTGGGGAAGTCCCAAAGTTACAAAAGATGGGGTCACTGTCGCAAAGTCAATTGATTTAAaggataaatataaaaacattggaGCTAAACTTGTTCAGGATGTTGCCAATAACACAAATGAAGAGGccggggatggcaccaccactgccactgtTCTGGCACGTTCTATTGCCAAGGAGGGCTTTGAGAAGATCAGCAAAGGGGCTAATCCAGTGGAAATCCGGAGAGGTGTGATGTTGGCTGTCGATGCTGTAATTGCTGAACTCAAGAAACAATCTAAACCTGTGACAACCCCTGAAGAAATTGCTCAg GTTGCTACAATTTCTGCAAATGGAGACAAAGAGATTGGGAACATCATTTCTGATGCAATGAAAAAGGTTGGAAGGAAGGGTGTCATCACAGTGAAG GATGGAAAAACCCTGAATGATGAGCTAGAAATTATTGAAGGCATGAAGTTTGATAGAGGATATATTTCCCCATATTTTATTAACACATCAAAAG GTCAAAAGTGTGAATTCCAAGATGCCTATGTTTTGTTGAGTGAAAAGAAAATTTCTAGTGTTCAGTCCATTGTACCTGCTCTTGAAATTGCTAATGCTCATCGGAAGCCCTTGGTCATAATCGCTGAAGATGTTGACGGAGAGGCTCTAAGCACACTGGTTTTGAACAG GCTAAAAGTTGGCCTTCAGGTTGTAGCAGTCAAAGCTCCAGGGTTTGGGGACAATAGGAAGAACCAGCTTAAAGACATGGCAATAGCTACTGGTGGTGCG GTATTTGGAGAAGAGGGGTTGAATCTAAATCTTGAAGATGTTCAAGCTCATGACTTAGGAAAAGTTGGAGAGGTCATTGTCACCAAAGATGATGCCATGCTTTTGAAAGGAAAAGGTGACAAAGCTCACATCGAAAAACGTATTCAAGAAATCACTGAGCAGCTAGACATCACAACTAGTGAATATGAAAAGGAAAAGCTGAATGAGCGACTTGCAAAACTTTCAGATGGAGTAGCTGTGTTGAAG GTTGGAGGGACAAGTGATGTTGAAGTGAATGAGAAGAAAGACAGAGTTACAGATGCTCTCAATGCTACAAGAGCAGCTGTTGAAGAAGGCATTGTTCTGGGAGGGGGCTGTGCTCTGCTTCGGTGCATCCCAGCCTTGGATTCATTAAAGCCTGCCAATGAAGATCAGAAAATAG GTATAGAAATTATTAAAAGAGCACTTAAAATTCCTGCAATGACAATTGCTAAGAATGCAGGTGTTGAAGGATCTTTGATAGTTGAGAAAATTCTGCAGAGTTCCTCAGAAGTGGGTTATGATGCCATGCTTGGAGATTTTGTGAACATGGTGGAAAAGGGAATCATTGATCCAACAAAG GTTGTAAGAACTGCCTTACTGGATGCTGCTGGGGTGGCTTCCTTGCTAACTACAGCAGAAGCTGTAGTGACAGAAATTCCTAAAGAAGAGAAGGACCCTGCAATGGGTGCAATGGGTGGAATGGGAGGGGGTATGGGAGGTGGCATGTTCTAA